A portion of the Bdellovibrionales bacterium genome contains these proteins:
- a CDS encoding transglycosylase SLT domain-containing protein, whose protein sequence is MSLAQILSTYLNMNLLIVIGFVGLSLFSFSLRRAKLNMGSGTELRLHYAAMSIILILSVIHPLLPRNEVFSPAAKVWSAQSIKSFSQDYTAPDKGGYLSLPTPMGSSILQADQVAIAWTILGTVVLVLGGLFIGRDLRVLFKTKRNSFLVRKLGRVRILINDGIQVPFSYWLPGQANIVVPSSLVERREDYRMAIAHELQHHRHGDTRWVYVMCGMRLICIINPLVHFWNRWISEIQEFACDEALVDQNKVESQAYARCLVEVAQTAINQKYVPVCATGLTFLVEGNLLKRRIEKMLSKSSTRIGRSISISVGLLLASIMGATAVASKGLVQDRRVSMSQAKAMAFRAQSESGFPVVINDLVLTQLNRYIGTPEGRDFMRDSLSRMQNYRAAIGEQLKKYGIPIEIMAVPIIESGYQNLTEGQSNTSMKAAGLWQFIPSTAINYGLRVESQKDERLDVGLNTDAAMRYLQSNNLRFKDWHLSVLAYNMGENAVQKGMNALGSRDAWTLIRNGYEGDKNYLPKLMAAILIMKNPHSLQ, encoded by the coding sequence GTGAGCTTGGCCCAAATTTTGTCTACTTATCTGAACATGAATCTTTTGATTGTGATTGGGTTTGTCGGCCTGAGTCTATTTTCATTTTCACTGAGAAGAGCAAAGTTAAATATGGGCTCGGGAACAGAACTTAGACTTCACTATGCTGCGATGTCGATCATTTTGATCCTGTCTGTGATTCATCCGCTACTCCCGAGGAACGAAGTCTTTTCTCCTGCCGCAAAAGTATGGTCGGCCCAGTCGATCAAAAGTTTTTCTCAAGATTACACGGCTCCCGATAAGGGAGGCTACTTGAGTTTACCTACGCCAATGGGGTCATCCATTCTACAAGCTGATCAGGTGGCAATCGCATGGACTATTTTGGGTACAGTGGTATTGGTTTTGGGAGGTCTTTTTATAGGCCGCGATCTCAGAGTCTTATTTAAGACAAAGAGGAACTCGTTTTTAGTTAGAAAACTGGGGCGAGTTCGTATTTTAATCAATGATGGCATTCAGGTTCCGTTCTCATACTGGTTGCCGGGTCAGGCGAATATTGTTGTGCCATCGTCACTGGTTGAGCGGCGCGAAGATTACAGAATGGCGATTGCCCATGAACTTCAGCATCACCGTCACGGTGATACCCGATGGGTTTATGTCATGTGTGGGATGAGACTGATCTGCATCATCAACCCCTTAGTTCATTTTTGGAATCGTTGGATCTCAGAAATTCAAGAATTTGCCTGTGATGAGGCGCTGGTCGACCAAAATAAAGTCGAATCTCAGGCCTATGCTCGCTGCCTCGTCGAGGTGGCGCAAACCGCAATCAATCAGAAGTATGTGCCTGTTTGCGCGACAGGCCTCACATTTTTGGTTGAAGGCAACTTACTCAAAAGGAGGATAGAGAAAATGTTATCAAAATCATCAACCAGAATTGGACGGTCGATCAGCATTTCGGTCGGACTTCTGCTCGCATCGATCATGGGCGCCACCGCCGTTGCATCAAAGGGCCTAGTTCAAGACCGCCGGGTGAGCATGTCACAAGCCAAAGCAATGGCCTTTCGAGCTCAGAGTGAATCGGGATTCCCCGTTGTCATCAATGATCTTGTGCTCACACAACTGAATCGCTATATCGGTACACCTGAGGGTCGCGATTTCATGAGAGATTCGTTGTCTCGCATGCAGAATTACAGAGCGGCAATCGGCGAACAATTGAAAAAGTATGGCATTCCTATCGAGATCATGGCGGTACCAATCATTGAATCTGGGTATCAGAATTTGACTGAGGGTCAGAGCAACACATCAATGAAGGCCGCCGGTCTCTGGCAGTTCATTCCATCGACCGCAATAAATTACGGTTTGAGGGTGGAAAGTCAAAAAGACGAGCGTCTGGATGTCGGGTTGAACACCGACGCAGCTATGCGGTATCTCCAGTCCAATAATCTGCGATTCAAAGACTGGCATCTTTCAGTTCTCGCATACAACATGGGTGAAAATGCAGTTCAGAAAGGGATGAACGCTCTCGGTTCAAGAGACGCTTGGACTCTCATTCGGAACGGTTATGAGGGCGACAAAAATTACCTGCCAAAATTGATGGCGGCGATCTTGATCATGAAAAATCCGCACTCATTGCAATAG
- a CDS encoding NADH:flavin oxidoreductase, whose protein sequence is MSINRHTPYRFKTGQTMRNRVIVPPMASQTADESGFVTDRTIEHYRRLGRSNAGLIFVEYSFIHQTGKGEAYQLGADSDANVPGLKEIASALHQSSAMAGLQLVHVGGKTSTELTGTPLMGPSAVPVPVKGWEPETPMPMTEDHIQNWTEWFVEAARRAAAAEFDFVELHAAHGYGLNQWLSPLTNKRKDSFGGTIEGRSRLLLRIAEKIKDTYPDILLSVRLPAQDHLDGGLTVDEMAWVVSQLESIGVDLIDVSSGIGGWRRPEGRSGQGYLVADAAQLKAQTAVPVMGVGGIETGEFIDEILDAAQVDFAAVGRAILQDPESWSKKNLIAMPLEMAAI, encoded by the coding sequence ATGTCTATCAACCGCCATACGCCCTATAGATTTAAGACCGGACAGACGATGAGGAATCGAGTCATAGTACCACCTATGGCTTCGCAGACCGCCGATGAAAGTGGATTTGTTACCGATCGCACCATTGAACACTATAGACGCCTCGGTCGTTCAAATGCTGGCCTGATTTTCGTGGAATACAGTTTTATTCATCAAACAGGAAAGGGTGAAGCATACCAACTTGGGGCTGACTCCGACGCCAACGTCCCGGGGCTCAAAGAAATCGCTTCAGCTCTCCATCAATCATCGGCAATGGCTGGCCTTCAGTTGGTTCACGTTGGCGGGAAGACATCCACGGAATTGACGGGGACGCCACTTATGGGGCCAAGCGCAGTTCCTGTTCCCGTAAAAGGATGGGAGCCAGAAACGCCGATGCCTATGACGGAGGACCATATCCAAAACTGGACAGAGTGGTTCGTGGAAGCTGCGAGACGAGCTGCCGCGGCGGAATTTGATTTTGTTGAGCTGCATGCGGCTCATGGCTATGGTCTCAATCAGTGGCTTTCACCGCTCACGAACAAAAGGAAAGACTCATTCGGTGGAACTATTGAGGGGCGAAGTCGCTTACTGCTGCGAATCGCGGAGAAAATTAAAGATACCTATCCAGATATATTGCTGTCTGTGCGGCTGCCAGCTCAAGACCATCTTGACGGCGGATTAACGGTCGATGAGATGGCCTGGGTCGTTTCACAACTTGAATCCATCGGCGTGGATTTGATTGACGTATCCTCTGGCATTGGGGGCTGGCGAAGGCCCGAAGGAAGATCAGGCCAAGGCTATCTTGTTGCAGATGCTGCTCAGCTAAAAGCGCAAACTGCTGTTCCGGTCATGGGAGTTGGCGGAATTGAGACAGGCGAATTCATTGATGAGATTCTTGATGCCGCACAAGTTGATTTTGCAGCCGTAGGGCGAGCTATTCTTCAAGATCCTGAAAGTTGGAGCAAGAAAAATCTAATCGCGATGCCCTTAGAAATGGCTGCGATATGA
- a CDS encoding BlaI/MecI/CopY family transcriptional regulator has protein sequence MKKAKSKEANGKLLTETELELMTILWRLGEGSVADVIGQLPKARDLAYTSVSTILRILEQKEILKTRKEGRGHIYIPRLKKNDYEAKTVRHVVERVFDGTPMALVRQLLDSGRLDENDLKELKHLIDQAGGRK, from the coding sequence ATGAAAAAAGCAAAGTCCAAAGAAGCCAATGGCAAGCTGCTGACCGAAACCGAATTGGAATTGATGACCATCCTCTGGAGATTGGGAGAGGGGTCTGTTGCGGACGTGATTGGGCAATTGCCGAAAGCAAGAGATCTCGCTTACACATCGGTATCAACTATCTTGCGAATCTTGGAGCAAAAGGAGATTTTGAAAACTCGCAAAGAAGGACGAGGTCATATCTATATTCCACGGCTAAAGAAGAATGATTACGAAGCCAAGACGGTAAGGCATGTTGTTGAACGCGTTTTCGATGGAACACCAATGGCTTTAGTACGCCAGCTTCTTGATTCGGGCAGATTAGATGAAAATGATTTAAAGGAACTCAAACACTTGATTGACCAGGCTGGAGGGCGCAAGTGA